ATTCACGCATCATAATGGAATATCTTGATGAACGTTTTCCACATCCTCCATTAATGCAAGTGTATCCTGTTTCTCGTGCTAAAGATCGACTTTTAATGTTACGTATTGAACAAGATTGGTATCCAACCCTTGCAAAAGCAGAAAACGGTACAGAAAAAGAAAAAATTTCAGCATTAAAACAGTTAAAAGAAGAATTATTAGGGATTGCACCAATTTTTCAACAGATGCCTTATTTTATGAATGAAGAATTTGGTTTGGTTGATTGCTATGTTGCACCATTATTATGGAAATTAAAACATTTAGGTGTGGAATTTACAGGCACAGGAAGTAAAGCGATTAAAGCTTATATGGAACGCGTGTTTACACGCGATTCTTTTTTACAATCTGTAGGGGAAGCTGCACCAAAAAATTTAATGGATGATAAATAATGGAACATAAATCTTCTCCTAAACGTCCTTATTTATTACGCGCCTATTATGATTGGCTAGTAGATAATAGTTTCACGCCTTATTTAGTTGTTGATGCGACTTACTTGGGCGTGAATGTTCCTGTGGAATATGTAAAAGATGGACAGATTGTATTGAACTTGTCTTCTAATGCTACGGGCAATTTACAACTTACAAATGATTTCATCCAGTTTAATGCCCGATTTAAAGGTGTCTCTCGTGAATTGTATATTCCAATGGGCGCAGCGCTTGCGATTTATGCTCGTGAAAATGGTGATGGCGTGATGTTTGAACCTGAGGAAATTTATGATGAACTTAACATCGAGCCAGATACTGAACAACCAACAGGTTTTTATGAAGCAGTAGATAAGCCTAAAAAACGAGAAGAAAAAAAGAAAACAAAATCAGTTTCCCATTTAAGAATTGTGGATTAAGAAAAAACGCGATGAAATTATCATCGCGTTTATTTTTATAAATTGTCCTGTTTTGCAATAAAGTTGATAATTTTTTCTTCAATGCCTTTTGTATCCAATCCTAAATCTTCCAATGCTTCTTGCTGTGTCGCTTGGGGAATAAAATAATCTGGTAAACCAAGTTGTAAAAGTGCGGTTGATTTTCCTGATGAATTTAGTACTTCTGCCACAGCTGATCCCGCTCCACCTTGAATTGCATTTTCTTCTAATGTGACTAAATAATCGTGAGTTTTAGCAAGCACATTAATCATTTCAATATCAATCGGTTTTACAAAACGCATATCGACAACTGTTGCATTGAGTTTTTCTGATGCTTCTAACGCAGATGGTAACAGGGTACCAAAGTTTAAAATCGCAATTTTTTGACCCTCTCGAATTAAACGTGATTTACCGATAGGTAGCATTTCCAAAGGAGTAAGTTTTACACCAACGGCATTTCCGCGAGGATAACGCACTGCCGCTGGTTTGCCACATTGATAACCTGTATAGAGCATTTGACGGCATTCATTTTCATCACTTGGCGTCATAATGATCATATTTGGAATGCAACGCATAAAGCTAATATCAAATGCACCTTGATGTGTCGCTCCATCTGCGCCAACTATTCCCGCTCGATCAATCGCAAATAATACAGGGAGATTTTGAATGGCAACATCGTGAATTAATTGATCGTAAGCACGTTGTAAAAATGTCGAGTAAATTGCGACAACAGGTTTGTATCCGCCAATTGCAAGTCCTGTAGCAAAAGTGACAGCGTGCTGTTCTGCAATTGCTACGTCAAAATATTGTTTTGGGAAGCGTTGGGAAAATTCTACCATACCTGAACCCTCACGCATTGCAGGTGTGATACCAATAATTTTGGCATCTTTTTCTGCCATTTCGCATAGCCAATCGCCAAAAATTTTCGAATAAGTTGGTTTACTATTGTTTTTGGGTAATTCGCCACTGATTGGGTCAAATTTTGGTACGCCGTGGAAACCAATCGGATCTTTTTCTGCAGGCGCATATCCTTTACCTTTTTTTGTTTTTATATGTAAAAATTGCGGGCCTTTCAGATTACGCATATTCGTAAGTGTTGCCACTAATTCCTCAATGTTATGCCCGTCCACTGGGCCAATATAATTAAAACCGAGTTCTTCAAATAATGTACTTTCTGGCGAGAACATTACACCTTTCATATGTTCTTCGGTTTTTTTCATAAAGTTTTTGATTGGAGGAACTTTATCAAGGATTTTTTTACTGCCATCACGAAGTGTAGAGTAGAGAGAGCCAGAGAAAATACGCGCAAGATGATTATTTAATGCGCCAACGTTTTCTGAAATAGACATTTCGTTATCATTTAAAATAACTAACATATCTGTATGCAATGCCCCTGCGTGATTTAATGCCTCAAATGCCATTCCCGCCGTAATTGAGCCGTCACCGATGACACATACTGTTTTTCTACTTGCATTTTCTCGTTCTGCAGCGACTGCAATACCTAATCCCGCACTAATAGACGTGGAGGAGTGACCAACACTTAATACATCAAATTCACTTTCTTCACGCCAAGGGAAAGGATGAATACCGCCTTTTTGACGAATTGTGGACATCTGCTCTCGGCGACCCGTTAAAATTTTATGTGGATAAGCTTGATGTCCAACATCCCAAATTAACTGATCAAATGGTGTTTTATACACATAATGTAGTGCAACAGTCAGTTCCACCGTGCCTAAACCTGATGCTAAATGCCCGCTAGTTTGACTAACTGATTCTAAAAGATAAGCACGTAATTCTTGGCAGAGTTGTGGTAGCTGGTCTTTATTTAAAAGACGTAAATCTTCTGGAGAATTAATTAAAGATAAAAGAGGATAATTGTTCATATTGTTAGTCATTTTAAAAACGTTATAAATTTTGACCGCACTTTTGTGAGTGTTTAACTTTTTCTGGTAATAATGAATTCAGCTAATGCACGAAGTGCGGTCGTATTAAAAGGAATTTTTTCTAATTCAGACAAAGCACTTTGATATAGATCTTGTGCTTTTTGTTTTGCGCCACTTAACCCAAGTAATTTTGGATATGTACTTTTATCTAAATCAAGATCGGCGCCGACTTGTTTGCCAATTTCTGCACTATCGCCTTCAATATCTAAAATATCATCTTGAACTTGAAAGGCTAAGCCAATGGCTTCCGCATATTGTGTTAAGGATTGTTCTAACTTTTTGTCGGTAAAATGCGGAGAACAAATGAAACCTAATTTCAATGCGGCAATTAGCAACGCGCCCGTTTTGTTACGATGGATTAATTCTAATTCGCTTAAACTAATTTGTTTATGTTCAGAAATAAGATCTAAACTTTGCCCTAAGCACATTCCTTGTACGCCTGAGCCTTGAGCTAAAATTTGAACTAAAGCCAGTTTTTGTTCAGCAGAAATATTCGGAGTTTTGGTTAATATTTCAAATGCGAAACTTTGTAGTGCATCGCCCGCAAGAATAGCTGTAGCTTCATCAAATTGGATATGACAAGTAGGATGTCCACGACGTAGATTGTCATCGTCCATCGCAGGTAAATCATCGTGAATTAAGGAATAGGCGTGAATGGCTTCAATGGCAGCAGCAGCGTAATCTAAGGTTTGTTTCTCTGCGCCAAGCATTTGACCAGTTGCGTAAACCAAAAAAGGTCTAACTCGTTTACCACCAAGTAATAATGCGTATTTCATCGCGTCAAGCAAAGGTGCATTATGACTTTCAATGCCCTCAAATTGAGCTTCTAAAAAGTGATTAATACGATTTTGAACCTGTTGTAATTCTTCAGAAAAGTGACCCATTAAGCATTCCCTTCATAATCATTCCCTTTATAATCATTCAGTGGAGCATCTTCTGTTTTTTGCAATAAGATCTGAATGCGTTGTTCTGCTTGTTGTAAACGTTCTTGTCCTAACTTAGCGAGTTGCACACCTTGTTCAAATTCTTTTAATGCTTCTTCTAACGGTAGATCGCCATTTTCTAAATGTGTAACAATATTTT
The Haemophilus influenzae DNA segment above includes these coding regions:
- the sspA gene encoding stringent starvation protein SspA, which encodes MSSASNKRSVMTLFSNKDDIYCHQVKIVLAEKGVLYENAEVDLQALPEDLMELNPYGTVPTLVDRDLVLFNSRIIMEYLDERFPHPPLMQVYPVSRAKDRLLMLRIEQDWYPTLAKAENGTEKEKISALKQLKEELLGIAPIFQQMPYFMNEEFGLVDCYVAPLLWKLKHLGVEFTGTGSKAIKAYMERVFTRDSFLQSVGEAAPKNLMDDK
- a CDS encoding ClpXP protease specificity-enhancing factor gives rise to the protein MEHKSSPKRPYLLRAYYDWLVDNSFTPYLVVDATYLGVNVPVEYVKDGQIVLNLSSNATGNLQLTNDFIQFNARFKGVSRELYIPMGAALAIYARENGDGVMFEPEEIYDELNIEPDTEQPTGFYEAVDKPKKREEKKKTKSVSHLRIVD
- the dxs gene encoding 1-deoxy-D-xylulose-5-phosphate synthase, giving the protein MTNNMNNYPLLSLINSPEDLRLLNKDQLPQLCQELRAYLLESVSQTSGHLASGLGTVELTVALHYVYKTPFDQLIWDVGHQAYPHKILTGRREQMSTIRQKGGIHPFPWREESEFDVLSVGHSSTSISAGLGIAVAAERENASRKTVCVIGDGSITAGMAFEALNHAGALHTDMLVILNDNEMSISENVGALNNHLARIFSGSLYSTLRDGSKKILDKVPPIKNFMKKTEEHMKGVMFSPESTLFEELGFNYIGPVDGHNIEELVATLTNMRNLKGPQFLHIKTKKGKGYAPAEKDPIGFHGVPKFDPISGELPKNNSKPTYSKIFGDWLCEMAEKDAKIIGITPAMREGSGMVEFSQRFPKQYFDVAIAEQHAVTFATGLAIGGYKPVVAIYSTFLQRAYDQLIHDVAIQNLPVLFAIDRAGIVGADGATHQGAFDISFMRCIPNMIIMTPSDENECRQMLYTGYQCGKPAAVRYPRGNAVGVKLTPLEMLPIGKSRLIREGQKIAILNFGTLLPSALEASEKLNATVVDMRFVKPIDIEMINVLAKTHDYLVTLEENAIQGGAGSAVAEVLNSSGKSTALLQLGLPDYFIPQATQQEALEDLGLDTKGIEEKIINFIAKQDNL
- the ispA gene encoding (2E,6E)-farnesyl diphosphate synthase, giving the protein MGHFSEELQQVQNRINHFLEAQFEGIESHNAPLLDAMKYALLLGGKRVRPFLVYATGQMLGAEKQTLDYAAAAIEAIHAYSLIHDDLPAMDDDNLRRGHPTCHIQFDEATAILAGDALQSFAFEILTKTPNISAEQKLALVQILAQGSGVQGMCLGQSLDLISEHKQISLSELELIHRNKTGALLIAALKLGFICSPHFTDKKLEQSLTQYAEAIGLAFQVQDDILDIEGDSAEIGKQVGADLDLDKSTYPKLLGLSGAKQKAQDLYQSALSELEKIPFNTTALRALAEFIITRKS
- the xseB gene encoding exodeoxyribonuclease VII small subunit is translated as MARKPASSQDFETTLAQLENIVTHLENGDLPLEEALKEFEQGVQLAKLGQERLQQAEQRIQILLQKTEDAPLNDYKGNDYEGNA